From Camarhynchus parvulus chromosome 10, STF_HiC, whole genome shotgun sequence, one genomic window encodes:
- the ISL2 gene encoding insulin gene enhancer protein ISL-2, whose amino-acid sequence MVDILLPRPLPGAMGEPSKRRPGLALCAGCGGRIQDPFLLRVSPDLEWHVACLKCAECGQPLDETCTCFLRDGKAYCKRDYSRLFGIKCAQCRAAFSSSDLVMRARDHVYHLECFRCAACGRQLLPGDQFCLRERDLLCRADHGPAPDGAAVRGPRSPALPPAAAAHLAEPVPGRPPAPRPPAHKAAEKTTRVRTVLNEKQLHTLRTCYAANPRPDALMKEQLVEMTGLSPRVIRVWFQNKRCKDKKKSILMKQLQQQQHSDKTSLQGLTGTPLVAGSPIRHESAVQGTAVEVQTYQPPWKALSEFALQSDLEQPAAFQQLVSFSESGSLGTSSGSDVTSLSSQLPDTPNSMVPSPAET is encoded by the exons ATGGTGGACATCCTCCtcccgcggccgctcccgggCGCCATGGGGGAGCCCTCCAAGA GGCGGCCGGGGCTGGCCCTGTGCGCGGGCTGCGGAGGCCGCATCCAGGACCCCTTCCTGCTGCGGGTGTCGCCGGACCTGGAGTGGCACGTCGCCTGCCTCAAGTGCGCCGAGTGCGGGCAGCCCCTGGACGAGACCTGCACATGCTTCCTGCGCGACGGCAAGGCCTACTGCAAACGGGATTACAGCAG GCTCTTCGGCATCAAGTGCGCCCAGTGCCGGGCGGCGTTCAGCAGCAGCGACCTGGTGATGCGCGCCCGCGACCACGTCTACCACCTGGAGTGCTTCCGCTGCGCCGCCTGCGGCCGCCAGCTCCTGCCCGGCGACCAGTTCTGCCTGCGGGAGCGCGACCTGCTCTGCCGCGCCGACCACGGGCCGGCCCCCGACGGCGCCGCCGTCCGCGGACCGCGCagccccgcgctgccgccggccgccgccgcgcaCCTCGCAG AGCCGGTGCCCGGGcggccgcccgccccgcggccgccggcgCACAAGGCGGCGGAGAAGACCACCCGCGTGCGGACGGTGCTGAACGAGAAGCAGCTGCACACGCTGCGGACCTGCTACGCCGCCAACCCGCGCCCCGACGCCCTGATGAAGGAGCAGCTCGTGGAAATGACGGGGCTCAGTCCCCGCGTCATCCGCGTCTGGTTCCAGAACAAGCGCTGCAAGGACAAGAAAAAGTCCATTCTCAtgaagcagctccagcagcagcagcacagcgaCAAGACG AGCCTGCAGGGCCTCACCGGGACTCCGCTCGTGGCCGGCAGCCCCATCCGCCACGAGAGCGCCGTGCAGGGCACCGCCGTGGAGGTCCAGACCTACCAGCCGCCCTGGAAGGCGCTCAGCGAGTTCGCCCTGCAGAGCGACCTGGAGCAGCCCGCCGCCTTCCAGCAGCTG GTCTCCTTCTCCGAGTCCGGCTCCTTGGGCACCTCCTCCGGCAGCGATGTGACTTCGCTGTCCTCCCAGCTCCCCGACACCCCCAACAGCATGGTACCCAGCCCGGCCGAGACGTGA